Proteins found in one Methylobacterium sp. CB376 genomic segment:
- a CDS encoding AmpG family muropeptide MFS transporter yields MPGLGSGSGIPFLLVYGTSASFAEAVPGLAAKMMRKHESKQNCAMRFCSAGVAVRGEVPLGTLGLMSEPTLADKVKFVWAPFLDQCDAPLLGRWPGRRRGRIIASQSGVMLTLAGVAFGDPAHGLAWTAVFPLAPGFAGPGRMSSSAGGASPSRPPRGTP; encoded by the coding sequence ATGCCGGGCCTCGGCTCCGGCTCCGGCATCCCCTTCCTGCTGGTCTACGGGACCTCAGCATCATTCGCCGAAGCGGTCCCCGGTTTGGCGGCAAAAATGATGCGAAAACACGAGTCTAAGCAGAATTGCGCCATGCGATTCTGCTCAGCCGGCGTGGCTGTCCGAGGCGAGGTTCCCCTCGGCACGCTCGGGCTGATGAGCGAGCCGACCCTGGCCGACAAGGTCAAGTTCGTCTGGGCGCCCTTCCTCGATCAGTGCGACGCGCCGCTGCTCGGCCGCTGGCCGGGGCGGCGGCGCGGCCGGATCATCGCCTCGCAGAGCGGCGTCATGCTCACGCTCGCCGGCGTCGCGTTCGGCGACCCGGCGCATGGCCTGGCCTGGACGGCGGTCTTCCCCCTGGCGCCCGGCTTCGCGGGGCCCGGCAGGATGTCGTCATCGGCGGGTGGCGCATCACCGTCGCGCCCGCCGCGCGGCACTCCCTGA
- a CDS encoding 5-formyltetrahydrofolate cyclo-ligase codes for MAGGSSKPSEKASEPEHREASAFGEYSSPPCFMHELDPASLGLGAAGGPGASAEGGAPDWPTVRRWRKETRAALIARRMQISAQEREAWSARIGRGLEAALAGAPGGLIGFYWPFRGEFDARPVLTALRERGTRLALPVVVEKAQPLQFREWRPGIAMTRGVWDIPIPAEGEAVHPDVLIAPLVGYDPAGYRLGYGGGFYDRTIAAMPVRPRVIGVGFALARLDTIHPQPHDVPMDVIVTEEGAQPRPAPAG; via the coding sequence ATGGCCGGAGGTTCATCCAAGCCGTCCGAGAAGGCTTCCGAGCCGGAACACCGCGAGGCGAGCGCGTTCGGCGAGTACAGTTCGCCGCCCTGCTTCATGCACGAACTCGACCCGGCCTCCCTCGGCCTCGGGGCGGCCGGCGGCCCGGGAGCGTCCGCCGAAGGCGGCGCGCCGGACTGGCCGACGGTGAGGCGGTGGCGGAAGGAGACCCGGGCCGCCCTGATCGCGCGGCGCATGCAGATCTCGGCCCAGGAGCGGGAGGCGTGGAGCGCGCGCATCGGCCGCGGGCTCGAGGCCGCGCTCGCCGGGGCGCCCGGCGGGCTGATCGGCTTCTACTGGCCCTTCCGGGGCGAGTTCGATGCCCGGCCCGTCCTGACGGCGCTGCGGGAGAGGGGCACCCGCCTCGCGCTGCCGGTCGTCGTCGAGAAGGCGCAGCCGCTGCAGTTCCGGGAGTGGCGGCCCGGGATCGCGATGACCCGCGGCGTCTGGGACATCCCGATCCCGGCCGAGGGCGAGGCGGTGCATCCCGACGTGCTGATCGCGCCGCTCGTCGGCTACGATCCGGCCGGCTACCGCCTCGGCTACGGGGGCGGCTTCTACGACCGCACGATCGCGGCCATGCCGGTCAGGCCCCGGGTGATCGGCGTCGGCTTCGCGCTCGCCCGCCTCGACACGATCCACCCTCAGCCGCACGACGTGCCCATGGACGTCATCGTCACCGAGGAGGGCGCGCAGCCGCGCCCGGCGCCCGCCGGCTGA
- a CDS encoding c-type cytochrome, with protein MRIVLASAAVLAALCTSGHAQGSGDPAAGEKAFATCKACHAFGKNGVGPNLTGVVGRKSASVEGYSYSAALKGSGITWDEANLHEWLKNPKAKVPGTKMIFAGYPDDKKVDDVIAYLKQHTQ; from the coding sequence ATGCGAATTGTATTGGCAAGTGCAGCCGTGCTCGCGGCGCTGTGCACATCGGGACACGCGCAGGGGAGCGGCGACCCGGCTGCCGGCGAGAAGGCATTCGCAACATGCAAAGCCTGCCACGCATTCGGAAAAAACGGTGTCGGCCCCAACCTGACCGGCGTCGTCGGGCGCAAGTCGGCATCCGTCGAGGGATACAGTTACTCGGCGGCTTTGAAAGGCTCAGGCATTACCTGGGATGAGGCCAATCTGCACGAATGGCTGAAGAACCCCAAGGCGAAAGTCCCTGGAACGAAGATGATCTTCGCCGGCTACCCGGACGACAAGAAGGTCGATGACGTGATTGCCTATTTGAAGCAGCACACCCAGTAA
- a CDS encoding pyridoxal phosphate-dependent aminotransferase: MHHAVPPTPPADLTGDLSPRMRGIGTSQIGLVADRGRDDPEVVKLWIGEGDLPTPPFIVEAAHRAMQAGHTRYATSLGLPRLREALAAYHARHWGVDVPPDRFAVTAGGMNAIMQAAQALLEPGDEIIVPSPAWPNLAEAVRIAGGVPVTVPYRVLADGRFALPLAAIEAALTPRTRVLVVNSPSNPTGWTMPLAEMKALRDLARARGLWILSDEVYAHFTYGNAIAPSFLQICTEDDRLIVTNTFSKNWAMTGWRAGWLVHPRGLGPTFAKLGQYNTTSIPTFIQHAAVAALDEGDGFIRTMVNRCAESREILVSGLSRLPGVTVAMPEGAFYLMAHVAGGESSLDLAFRLLREAKVGVAPGTAFGPEGEGFIRLCFAISPGLAREAVSRLSASLGR, encoded by the coding sequence ATGCATCACGCGGTGCCCCCCACGCCCCCGGCCGACCTCACCGGCGACCTCTCCCCGCGCATGCGCGGGATCGGCACGAGCCAGATCGGGCTCGTGGCCGACCGCGGCCGGGACGATCCCGAGGTGGTGAAGCTGTGGATCGGGGAGGGCGACCTGCCGACGCCGCCCTTCATCGTGGAGGCGGCGCACCGGGCCATGCAGGCCGGGCACACGCGCTACGCCACGTCGCTCGGCCTGCCGCGCCTGCGCGAGGCGCTCGCCGCCTATCACGCCCGGCACTGGGGCGTGGACGTCCCACCTGACCGCTTCGCCGTCACGGCGGGCGGCATGAACGCGATCATGCAGGCGGCGCAGGCGCTCCTCGAACCCGGCGACGAGATCATCGTCCCGTCCCCCGCCTGGCCGAACCTGGCGGAGGCCGTGCGCATCGCCGGCGGGGTGCCGGTCACGGTGCCCTACCGGGTCCTGGCCGACGGCCGCTTCGCGCTGCCGCTCGCCGCGATCGAGGCGGCCCTGACCCCGCGCACCCGGGTGCTGGTGGTGAACTCGCCCTCGAACCCGACCGGCTGGACGATGCCGCTGGCGGAGATGAAGGCCCTGCGCGACCTCGCCCGGGCCCGCGGCCTCTGGATCCTCTCGGACGAGGTCTACGCGCACTTCACCTACGGCAACGCGATCGCGCCGTCCTTCCTGCAGATCTGCACGGAGGACGACCGGCTGATCGTCACCAACACCTTCTCCAAGAACTGGGCCATGACGGGCTGGCGGGCGGGCTGGCTGGTCCACCCGCGCGGCCTCGGCCCCACCTTCGCCAAGCTCGGCCAGTACAACACGACCTCGATCCCGACCTTCATCCAGCACGCCGCCGTGGCGGCGCTCGACGAGGGCGACGGCTTCATCCGCACGATGGTCAATCGCTGCGCCGAGAGCCGGGAGATCCTGGTCTCCGGCCTGTCGCGCCTGCCCGGCGTCACGGTGGCGATGCCCGAAGGCGCGTTCTACCTGATGGCCCACGTGGCGGGCGGCGAGTCCAGCCTCGACCTCGCCTTCCGGCTCCTGCGCGAGGCGAAGGTCGGGGTCGCGCCGGGCACCGCCTTCGGCCCGGAGGGCGAGGGATTCATCCGCCTCTGCTTCGCGATCAGCCCGGGGCTGGCCCGCGAGGCCGTGTCCCGCCTCTCCGCAAGCCTCGGGCGCTGA
- a CDS encoding ATP-binding protein has translation MRRGLVLLALAALLPLILLAGGLSFLLLRQQQTLMRTGAVHHVAQMLGAVERELLTQVELLKVLAQSPLLDGDRPDLAAFHALAERFKAQLPLWHRVILADTGGQMVVRTGAAFGTPLRAVVDETSYRRVLETGEPTIGDVAGPGQPGSGPPRASFRVPVLREGRIRFVLTGVVSVERLAALLAGPGLDPAWRPYLVDGANRIAASARVPELVGALAMQPTIEARRTRSAGLYEGTAPDGEALVTAFRKSERTGWSVHLAIPLALYAAPQRHAAWILGTAAAAALLLSGLFILLLRRELRAQRQEALLHARALRMEALGRMTGGVAHDFNNLLMVILGNLEMLGRRLPEPRLERYVTAIRKAAERGTHLTRELLAFSRGQGTRTEVVDLNERLGATLTMIRQSVSGPIAVETDLAPGRHAVRLDPLQFDLALLNVAANARDAMPDGGRLEITTRRVPLPDRSGRDGVALAIRDTGSGITEEALPHVFEPFFTTKEVGKGTGLGLSQVYGFAKSCGGLADVESRAGQGTTITLHLPLAREPVSEATPTLATPAARLVGSPDRVVLVDDNDEVRGVTAAFLEEAGFRVAQASGAQAGLDLLEQGGADILVSDLVMPGGMDGLALANEVRRRWPALPVILVSGYSASAAAATEQGYTLYMKPFDMAELARGIRARIGRGEAPPAAAAPR, from the coding sequence GTGCGCCGGGGTCTCGTCCTACTCGCCCTCGCCGCGCTCCTGCCGCTGATCCTGCTCGCGGGCGGCCTGTCGTTCCTCCTCCTGCGTCAGCAGCAGACGCTGATGCGCACCGGCGCGGTCCACCACGTCGCGCAGATGCTCGGGGCCGTGGAGCGGGAGCTGCTGACGCAGGTCGAACTCCTCAAGGTTCTCGCGCAATCGCCGCTGCTCGACGGCGACCGGCCCGATCTCGCCGCGTTCCACGCCCTCGCCGAGCGCTTCAAGGCGCAGCTGCCGCTCTGGCACCGGGTCATCCTGGCCGATACCGGGGGGCAGATGGTGGTCCGCACCGGCGCGGCGTTCGGGACGCCCCTGCGGGCGGTCGTGGACGAGACGAGCTACCGGCGGGTGCTCGAGACCGGCGAGCCCACCATCGGCGACGTCGCCGGGCCGGGTCAGCCGGGCAGCGGGCCGCCCCGCGCCAGCTTCCGGGTTCCCGTGCTGCGGGAGGGCAGGATCCGCTTCGTGCTCACGGGCGTCGTGTCCGTCGAGCGGCTCGCGGCCCTGCTCGCCGGCCCCGGCCTCGATCCCGCCTGGCGCCCCTACCTCGTCGACGGCGCCAACCGGATCGCCGCGAGCGCGCGCGTGCCGGAGCTGGTGGGGGCCCTGGCGATGCAGCCCACCATCGAGGCGCGCCGGACGCGCTCGGCCGGGCTCTACGAGGGGACCGCCCCCGACGGCGAAGCGCTGGTCACGGCCTTCCGCAAGTCGGAGCGGACCGGCTGGTCCGTCCACCTCGCCATTCCGCTCGCGCTCTACGCCGCGCCGCAGCGGCACGCCGCCTGGATCCTCGGCACGGCGGCCGCGGCCGCCCTCCTGCTGAGCGGCCTCTTCATCCTGCTCCTGCGCCGAGAGCTGCGGGCGCAGCGCCAGGAGGCGCTCCTCCACGCGCGGGCCCTGCGCATGGAGGCGCTCGGGCGCATGACGGGCGGGGTCGCGCACGATTTCAACAACCTGCTCATGGTCATCCTGGGCAACCTGGAGATGCTCGGCCGCCGCCTCCCGGAGCCCCGCCTGGAGCGCTACGTGACGGCGATCCGCAAGGCGGCCGAGCGCGGCACGCATCTCACCCGCGAATTGCTCGCCTTCTCGCGCGGCCAGGGCACCCGGACCGAGGTCGTCGACCTCAACGAGCGGCTGGGCGCCACCCTCACGATGATCCGCCAATCGGTCAGCGGGCCCATCGCGGTCGAGACCGACCTCGCGCCCGGACGGCACGCGGTGAGGCTCGATCCGCTGCAATTCGACCTGGCGCTGCTCAACGTCGCGGCCAATGCGCGCGACGCCATGCCGGACGGGGGACGCCTGGAGATCACGACCCGGCGCGTCCCGCTGCCGGACCGCTCCGGGCGCGACGGGGTGGCGCTCGCGATCAGGGACACGGGCAGCGGCATCACCGAGGAGGCCCTGCCGCACGTGTTCGAGCCGTTCTTCACCACCAAGGAGGTCGGCAAGGGCACGGGGCTCGGCCTCTCCCAGGTCTACGGCTTCGCCAAGTCCTGCGGCGGGCTCGCCGATGTGGAGAGCCGGGCCGGCCAGGGAACCACCATCACCCTGCACCTGCCCCTGGCGCGGGAGCCCGTGTCCGAGGCGACGCCGACGCTCGCGACGCCGGCGGCGCGGCTCGTCGGCTCCCCGGACCGGGTCGTCCTGGTCGACGACAACGACGAGGTGCGCGGGGTGACGGCCGCCTTCCTCGAGGAGGCGGGTTTCCGCGTCGCTCAGGCGAGCGGGGCGCAGGCGGGCCTGGACCTGCTGGAGCAGGGCGGCGCCGACATCCTGGTGAGCGACCTCGTGATGCCGGGCGGGATGGACGGGCTCGCCCTCGCCAACGAGGTGCGCCGGCGCTGGCCGGCGCTGCCGGTCATCCTGGTCTCCGGCTACAGCGCCTCGGCGGCGGCCGCGACGGAGCAGGGCTACACGCTCTACATGAAGCCGTTCGACATGGCCGAGCTCGCCCGGGGCATCCGGGCCCGGATCGGCCGGGGCGAGGCGCCGCCCGCGGCGGCCGCGCCGCGCTGA
- a CDS encoding DUF7002 family protein, translated as MTEDELVRIYPRLWHMAEDGAWPSIRAQGLLSTSALLDRYGLSGPARDALEARRRPQGTRIARAGLPDAVVRDQKPMSDAALRRCLDDGLGPADWYRILNDKAFFWLSRRRLRHLLDARAYRGRPQTVLTLCTRSLVAAHRDRILLSPINSGAAFMRPVRRGRGTFMRIAAYPYAERRATRSRDDALVELTVAGGVPDVADHVLAVHRLADGAAAEIWRSPRAAPDDGP; from the coding sequence GTGACGGAGGACGAACTCGTCCGGATCTACCCGCGATTGTGGCACATGGCGGAGGACGGGGCCTGGCCCTCGATCCGGGCGCAGGGCCTCCTCAGCACATCCGCGCTGCTCGACCGCTACGGCCTGTCGGGACCTGCGCGCGACGCGCTCGAGGCCCGCCGTCGCCCGCAGGGGACGAGGATCGCGCGCGCGGGCCTGCCCGACGCGGTCGTGCGCGACCAGAAGCCGATGTCGGATGCGGCCCTGCGGCGCTGCCTGGACGACGGCCTCGGTCCCGCGGACTGGTACCGCATCCTCAACGACAAGGCGTTCTTCTGGCTCTCACGCAGGCGTCTGCGCCACCTGCTCGATGCGAGGGCCTACCGGGGACGGCCGCAGACGGTCCTGACGCTCTGCACGCGCAGCCTCGTCGCGGCCCACCGGGACCGGATCCTGCTCAGCCCCATCAACAGCGGCGCGGCCTTCATGAGGCCCGTGCGGCGCGGGCGGGGCACGTTCATGCGGATCGCCGCCTACCCCTACGCCGAGCGGCGGGCGACCCGCTCCCGGGACGACGCGCTGGTCGAACTGACCGTCGCCGGAGGGGTTCCGGACGTCGCGGACCACGTGCTGGCCGTCCACCGCCTCGCGGACGGCGCGGCCGCCGAGATCTGGCGCTCGCCGCGCGCGGCGCCCGACGACGGGCCGTGA